One part of the Humulus lupulus chromosome 9, drHumLupu1.1, whole genome shotgun sequence genome encodes these proteins:
- the LOC133799387 gene encoding agamous-like MADS-box protein AGL29, producing the protein MGRRKIEMEMVKDSSCRQVTFSKRRTGLFKKANELATLCGAEVGILVFSPGGKPFSFGNPNVRYITDRFLRPHLYKQTANFRSNKHCRDDSSFSGVGAAERMNQLHDSRVKQLGDEKLRGEAIDEEIAKGNKGIGIDEMGFEELEKLKEGLEELGEKVKERVVEMEASSTLLMLSNNNKSLMTGCVKKRSARVRAVAKKSY; encoded by the coding sequence ATGGGGCGACGAAAGATAGAGATGGAAATGGTGAAAGACAGCAGTTGTCGTCAAGTCACCTTCTCCAAGCGTCGCACAGGCCTTTTCAAGAAGGCCAACGAGCTGGCCACGCTGTGCGGCGCTGAGGTCGGCATCCTCGTCTTCTCTCCCGGCGGAAAACCCTTCTCCTTCGGAAACCCTAACGTGAGATACATCACAGACCGGTTTCTAAGGCCTCACCTTTACAAACAGACGGCGAATTTCAGATCCAACAAGCACTGCCGCGATGACTCGTCGTTCTCGGGCGTTGGAGCGGCGGAGAGGATGAACCAGCTGCACGACAGCCGAGTGAAGCAGCTCGGCGACGAGAAGCTCCGGGGAGAAGCCATTGATGAGGAAATAGCGAAAGGTAACAAAGGGATTGGGATCGATGAGATGGGTTTTGAAGAGCTTGAAAAGTTGAAAGAGGGTTTGGAAGAGCTTGGTGAGAAGGTGAAAGAGAGAGTTGTGGAGATGGAAGCTTCATCGACATTGTTGATGTTGTCCAATAATAATAAGTCTTTGATGACTGGTTGTGTTAAGAAGAGAAGTGCTAGGGTTAGGGCTGTTGCTAAAAAgagttattaa
- the LOC133799386 gene encoding glycine-rich cell wall structural protein-like, whose translation MLVILNLVAPHASSSAALGGRGGGGAELGGRFGRVGGGVRAVDLGGGVRAADLGSVVGGGVGAGDSDVVGSGVRGGAELGGRFGRVGGGVRAADLGSVVGGGVGAGESDVVGSGVRADLGGVGAGGGVVGSGVRADLSGVGAGGGVRADLGGVIGSGVRADLGGVGAGGGVRADHGGVVVSGVRAYLGGVGAGGVRTNLGGVVGGGVGDELGGGGGLLRYHGLTHNEEITRIFKRE comes from the coding sequence ATGTTGGTCATACTCAATCTTGTTGCCCCTCATGCTAGTAGTAGTGCTGCCCTTGGTGgtcgtggtggtggtggggcTGAGCTTGGTGGCCGGTTTGGTAGGGTTGGTGGTGGTGTTAGGGCTGTAGATCTTGGTGGTGGTGTTAGGGCTGCAGATCTTGGTAGTGTTGTTGGTGGTGGTGTTGGGGCTGGTGATAGCGATGTTGTTGGCAGTGGAGTTAGGGGTGGGGCTGAGCTTGGTGGCCGGTTTGGTAGGGTTGGTGGTGGTGTTAGGGCTGCAGATCTTGGTAGTGTTGTTGGTGGTGGTGTTGGGGCTGGTGAAAGTGATGTTGTTGGCAGTGGAGTTAGGGCTGATCTTGGTGGTGTTGGGGCTGGTGGTGGTGTTGTTGGCAGTGGTGTTAGGGCTGATCTTAGTGGTGTTGGGGCTGGTGGTGGTGTTAGGGCTGATCTTGGTGGTGTTATTGGCAGTGGTGTTAGGGCTGATCTTGGCGGTGTTGGGGCTGGTGGTGGTGTTAGGGCTGATCATGGTGGTGTTGTTGTCAGTGGTGTTAGGGCTTATCTTGGCGGTGTTGGGGCTGGTGGTGTTAGGACTAATCTTGGTGGTGTTGTTGGCGGTGGTGTTGGGGATGAGCTTGGTGGGGGTGGTGGTCTTCTTAGATACCATGGTCTCACACACAATGAAGAAATAACTAGGATTTTCAAGAGAGAATAA
- the LOC133799385 gene encoding agamous-like MADS-box protein AGL29: METSNKTTIPTTSMATPTNPTTPNSINITTTTDLNIQTLTLTSTPININNNNNNPTSPKAKRKTKGRQKIEMKMIQEEDSRLITFSKRRSGIYKKASELVTLCGAEVGVVIFSPSGKPFSYGHPSIDAVASHFLLRETDPQTAAMLVDVATHPIVEAHRRVRIDELNQQYNTMCNDLDAEKETLKEFKKMTELGSTPRMVEVTLPEPAQGWWDASIEGLSLDELKQRYRTLEELHENISKQVNKERMMTNDSTTANATTTATTNNNAPNISSSHSFVNLAEHQSTTGIHASHHTHMSG; the protein is encoded by the coding sequence ATGGAAACTAGCAACAAAACCACCATCCCCACCACTTCCATGGCTACCCCCACCAACCCTACCACCCCCAACTCCATTAACATCACCACCACCACAGACCTAAACATccaaaccctaaccctaaccTCCACTCCCATCAacattaacaacaacaacaacaaccctACTAGCCCCAAGGccaaaaggaaaacaaaaggtaGACAAAAGATAGAGATGAAGATGATCCAAGAGGAAGACAGTCGCCTCATCACTTTCTCAAAACGAAGATCTGGTATTTACAAAAAGGCTAGTGAGTTGGTGACCTTGTGTGGTGCCGAGGTTGGTGTTGTGATATTTTCCCCATCTGGAAAACCATTTTCTTATGGACACCCTTCCATCGATGCTGTGGCATCTCATTTCCTCCTCCGCGAAACAGACCCTCAAACAGCGGCGATGTTGGTTGATGTTGCGACTCACCCAATTGTGGAGGCCCATCGGCGTGTGAGGATCGACGAACTCAACCAACAATACAACACTATGTGTAATGACTTGGATGCTGAGAAGGAGACACTGAAAGAGTTCAAGAAGATGACAGAGTTAGGTTCGACGCCGAGGATGGTAGAGGTGACACTACCAGAGCCAGCACAAGGATGGTGGGATGCGTCGATTGAGGGGCTGAGTTTGGATGAGCTTAAGCAAAGGTATAGAACTCTTGAAGAGTTGCATGAAAATATTTCTAAGCAAGTTAATAAGGAGAGGATGATGACCAATGATTCTACTACtgctaatgctactactactgctactacgaaCAATAATGCTCCAAATATCTCATCTTCACACTCGTTTGTGAACTTGGCTGAACATCAGAGTACAACTGGGATTCATGCTTCTCATCATACTCACATGAGTGGCTAG